Below is a genomic region from Rhodothermia bacterium.
CAATGCCATCAATTGCGCCATTTGTTCAAACGGCTGTGCAAGATAATCCTGATCCAATCCGGCAATAATGACGCGCCGTCCCTTTCGTGCCAAAGCTACACAAACCCGAGGCAAGTCGTTATCAAAAAAATGCGCCTCATCAATCCCGATCACTTGTGCATTTCCCGCTTTTTGCAGAATTTCGGCAGCACTTACCACCACGACGGAGGGAATACTGGTTCGGTTGTGCGAAACTACCTCGGTCTCGGCATAGCGCATATCAAACGCAGGTTTAAAGATCTCCACCTGCTGTCTGGCAATTTCGGCACGCCGAATACGTCGGATCAGCTCTTCCGTTTTCCCAGAGAACATAGAGCCGCACACCACCTCAATCCAACCCGTCTCTTCTCTTTTTATGACAAAGGGTTCCATTTATTTAATTTCGTAGGGTATCCAATGTAGTTGCTGTACCCAAAATAAGACATTCTGAACGGGTTTTCAGGAAAAAGCCAAGTTTACATTTTGGAACCCTTCATACCAAGTCGCTTCCGGCAAAAGACCATAAGTGGCTAAGTCCTGAAGATATAAATCCGGTGGTAAAACAAACTCCGGTGTTGCAACTCCGGCTCCAGAAACCGCGCCTCGCCCCAAAATCGTTGCTACGGCTGCAACCGATGCCCCCATACAATGTTTTACGGCAGAGCCACCTTTAGCTTCATCATAGTCTTCTCTAAGCTGATACACCAAGGAGCGCTCTTTGCCATCTTTTATACCATTAATCACCACACGCAGCAATACCGCATCTTTCACATCACCTCCCATCCGCTTGCGAATCCGGCGCGTCAAGACATCCCGATACGTGAGGTGTGTACCAACATCAATCATGCGTTTTTCGGCAAAACCCAGCGCCATCAAAAAGCTCATTTGGCGGGCATGGTGTGGGTATCGAATGGCCTTAAAGTCCAATTTTTGAACTTTACCCACCATTCTGGGCGCCATTTGTGCCAATACACCCGAAACATAAAAACTTTCCAATTCCCCAAAAGGTTCTGTGAAGTGGATCGGTTCCACGCTTGTGAGCGGTGTTTGCATCACCACCTCGCCTCCTTCTAACGAAAATGCAGGCTCGGTGTATTCCTCAATCAACTTCTCAGCCGAGAAAAAAGAAGCAAAGTTTAAGGGCGGGTTTGGTGCTAAGGGAATGGTTCCGGCCCGCAAATAGGCTGATTCCACCTTATCGAACTTATTCATACCGTGCATACACAAGATGTTCACCAATCCCGGAGCCAAACCACAATTCGGAACCACCCAAACACCAGCAGTCTTCGCCGACTCATCCAGCTCCATCACCCGCTCTACAGCAGAACGATAGCCGCCTAAGTCACAAAAATGCACCCCTTCCTCGATGGCAAGTTGTGCCAACACCGGACTCATCTCGGAGGCAATACAATTCACCACCACCCGGCTGGCAAAGAGCAATGGCTTAAGTTGCGATAGGTGGCGAGCATCCAGCTCATGCGTCCGGATCTTGTGGGTATGTAACTGATTTTGAAGGGTTTGTAACGCACCCGGACGGGCGTCGCAAACATGGATATGAGAAACCTCAGTTTTCTGGGCAAGTGCAGAGACAACGGCAGAGCCCATCGTTCCTGCTCCTATAACGGTAATAACCATACGGTAAATAATCTTGTTGAATAGCGGAGACAAGGCAAAATAATGCCAAATTTGTTGAACAGAAAAGGAAGATTCAGCCCACATCAAACAAAAGCGCTTCCAAAAGATTAGGATGCGCATCATTGATGGGCCGCCACGACTTAACCCACCCCCAATAGGCACTGATTTATGAACAAATCAAGAAACATGTTTTAGAATCGCCCCTTCTTCAAGACTTTCCACTTAGTTTTGCCTGCTCAAAAGAAAATCCATGTTTTCCAAAAAAACCGCTTACCTTCTTTTTATTCCAACACTTGCCATCCTCATCGGGTATGTGGTATGGCCCTTTTTACGCACGGTAGAATTGGGCTTACAGGACGAGGCATGGCAGGCATTTTTTAAAGACTGGGATGCCCCAAACGTAAAAGCACTTTATCAGTCTGTGATATTGGGCCTCCTGAGTGTCTTGGGAGCAGGTGTTTTGGGAACGGGGCTGGCGTGGCTGTTTTATCGGTTCGATTTCCCGATGCGACGATGGTTACAGGCAATGGCTGCCCTCCCACTTGCCTTACCGCCTTTGGTGGGTGTCATGGCCTTTTTGTACCTATATGGCCCCTCTGGAATGTTGCCCCGCGCCCTGCAAGTGGTATTGGGATGGCAGGAAGTCCCATTCGCATTCGAGGGGTTTACGGCAGTTTGGTTGGTACATGTTTACACGCAGTTTGTTTATTTCTACCTCTTTGTTTCTGCTGCACTTAAAAACATGGATGGTAGTTTATTAGAGGCAGCAGCAGATTTGGGTGCAGGTGAAGTTCGCACCTTCTTTCAGGTTGTTTTACCCTTGTTACGTCCCTCTATGGTGGGTGCTGGCGTTTTGGTCTTTATGGTTTCGATGGCCAGTTTCACCGCGCCATTGCTCTTCGATGGCGGCGGTCGCTACCTGACCTTACAAATCTACAATTATAAAACCAATGGAGAACGCGAATTGGCCGCTGTCGTTTCTACGGTACTCACCCTGCTTTGCCTACTGCTCTTGGTTTTCGCGGAGTGGAGACCTATTACTACGACACGCCAAACCTCGAAAGGAACGGGTAGCAGGCCCAAACCCCTTCTATCACGCTGGAAGCAGTTTGGGGCACTCTTTGGGGCTATACAAATTTTGATATTTTTGGGTTTGCCCGTACTCGCCATCGTCTTGCTCTCATTTGCAGAAGAAGGTAGTTGGACTACGCAAATCTTCCCCGTTGCCTATACCCTAGACCATTACCGATTGTTGTTCAATGATCCAACCTTTGCCGAGCCGATCCGAAACAGCCTTCAAATGGCGGCCATTGCAACCGCCGGTAATGTGGTCTTTGGTGTTATAGCCTCCCTTTTGATGGTAAAATCGCAGCTTCCAGGACGTTCCCTTCTTCGGCTGATGACCGCACTCCCCTTTGCCATTCCGGGCACGGTGATTGCACTGAACCTCATCCTCCGTTTTAATGCGCCCTCCGCTTGGTCTTTTGGACAGGTTTTGGTGGGCACGTATGCCATCTTGCCTTTGGCCTATTTTATCCGGCACATTCCCTTGGTGGTGCGGGCTACCACAGCCGCTTTGGAAAACTACGACGACCGATTGACCGAGGCCGCATCGGACTTGGGAGCGGGCACTTGGCACACCTTCCGGAATGTCATGCTTCCCATTTTGATGCCGGCCATTGTCGCAGGGACATTGCTTAGTTTTGTAACCGCACTTGGCGAGTTTGTCTCCTCCATTATGCTCTACATCATAGACAATCGGCCTATAAGTGTAGAGATTTTGGCCCAACTCCGGCAATTTAATTTTGGTGGCGCAGCAGCTTATAGCGTCCTTTTGATGGTTCTGATTGGCTTCTCTACGTTTGCAACACGTTGGATTGGGCGCTCCACTCCTTCGCAACGTTGAATAACGGGAGTTACGGGTTTTAAATTATTGACTTATTTTCCTTAAGATGGGTCAATTTTATCCATTTATGCAATTGAACCAAGCGCCTATTTAACACCCGTACTTTGGGTACTTTAGTTATCT
It encodes:
- a CDS encoding thymidine kinase; translation: MEPFVIKREETGWIEVVCGSMFSGKTEELIRRIRRAEIARQQVEIFKPAFDMRYAETEVVSHNRTSIPSVVVVSAAEILQKAGNAQVIGIDEAHFFDNDLPRVCVALARKGRRVIIAGLDQDYLAQPFEQMAQLMALAEYVTKLHAICVVCGAPANHSQRIVASNERLLLGEKDAYEPRCRHCFEWPD
- a CDS encoding saccharopine dehydrogenase NADP-binding domain-containing protein — its product is MMRILIFWKRFCLMWAESSFSVQQIWHYFALSPLFNKIIYRMVITVIGAGTMGSAVVSALAQKTEVSHIHVCDARPGALQTLQNQLHTHKIRTHELDARHLSQLKPLLFASRVVVNCIASEMSPVLAQLAIEEGVHFCDLGGYRSAVERVMELDESAKTAGVWVVPNCGLAPGLVNILCMHGMNKFDKVESAYLRAGTIPLAPNPPLNFASFFSAEKLIEEYTEPAFSLEGGEVVMQTPLTSVEPIHFTEPFGELESFYVSGVLAQMAPRMVGKVQKLDFKAIRYPHHARQMSFLMALGFAEKRMIDVGTHLTYRDVLTRRIRKRMGGDVKDAVLLRVVINGIKDGKERSLVYQLREDYDEAKGGSAVKHCMGASVAAVATILGRGAVSGAGVATPEFVLPPDLYLQDLATYGLLPEATWYEGFQNVNLAFS
- a CDS encoding iron ABC transporter permease; protein product: MFSKKTAYLLFIPTLAILIGYVVWPFLRTVELGLQDEAWQAFFKDWDAPNVKALYQSVILGLLSVLGAGVLGTGLAWLFYRFDFPMRRWLQAMAALPLALPPLVGVMAFLYLYGPSGMLPRALQVVLGWQEVPFAFEGFTAVWLVHVYTQFVYFYLFVSAALKNMDGSLLEAAADLGAGEVRTFFQVVLPLLRPSMVGAGVLVFMVSMASFTAPLLFDGGGRYLTLQIYNYKTNGERELAAVVSTVLTLLCLLLLVFAEWRPITTTRQTSKGTGSRPKPLLSRWKQFGALFGAIQILIFLGLPVLAIVLLSFAEEGSWTTQIFPVAYTLDHYRLLFNDPTFAEPIRNSLQMAAIATAGNVVFGVIASLLMVKSQLPGRSLLRLMTALPFAIPGTVIALNLILRFNAPSAWSFGQVLVGTYAILPLAYFIRHIPLVVRATTAALENYDDRLTEAASDLGAGTWHTFRNVMLPILMPAIVAGTLLSFVTALGEFVSSIMLYIIDNRPISVEILAQLRQFNFGGAAAYSVLLMVLIGFSTFATRWIGRSTPSQR